A single genomic interval of Ramlibacter pinisoli harbors:
- a CDS encoding FimV family protein, giving the protein MPRRLAVGVLACAAASGSAALTLGRVQGVALIGRPLEVTVPVVFEASGEAVPECADAEVFYGDTRLPAGRISTQIEPGGAGATVRVRASATINEPVVTVYLNVGCRNRSTRRLVLLAEQPDPRSEAVPRLARPVPSADEPVVEVGRTAAAPAPRPSRAARAAAIPAPADPAAPAAPQTGSQEAARSAPPVVRQEARPPRTVQPRPSAAAGRAAAPTARLRLEPLDLSLPPGDPVLRMSSGLSLGPATTDEQRAAAAALWRSLNARPEDLLREAQRLESLEKDLLSLRASIQRNERALADVRGQLQKAETERYANPLVYGLALLALAAALVATWAWRRRGSVADAPGAAQWWRAGDDSIDSRPARAIRSAPAATRVSVPTPSRPDSVDLDRDAGRPRPAAPAPLLRPTSDFSPSLRGEDFRASNSAGLRALRAEELHDVQQEADFFISLGEFDRAIEVLRSHISMNPETSAVAWLDLMDIYHKLDRRHDYEWVRRQFAHGYNAEVPEFDNYTEASAGLEAYENAMTRIVALWPSRRVLDVIEESIFRGPSVDGTNAFTLQAYRDLLLLHHVGTELVSQEEDGRTSSFFGDMGQPQGSEPSGFSATSISPLSAMASAADAHQGADSDIELDINLDEPAAGEEALIGAAHPGDGDSHLLDFDLPEIDLSSMKAKKTRE; this is encoded by the coding sequence TTGCCCCGACGACTTGCCGTCGGCGTCCTCGCCTGCGCGGCCGCTTCGGGCAGCGCAGCGTTGACGCTCGGGCGCGTGCAGGGCGTCGCGCTCATCGGCCGCCCGCTCGAAGTCACCGTGCCGGTCGTGTTCGAGGCCAGCGGCGAGGCCGTTCCCGAGTGCGCCGACGCCGAAGTCTTCTACGGCGACACCCGGCTGCCCGCCGGGCGGATTTCCACCCAGATCGAACCGGGCGGCGCCGGCGCCACGGTGCGCGTGCGCGCCAGCGCGACGATCAACGAGCCGGTGGTCACCGTCTACCTGAACGTCGGCTGCCGGAACCGGTCGACCCGGCGGCTGGTCTTGCTGGCCGAGCAGCCCGATCCCCGCAGCGAGGCCGTGCCGAGGCTGGCCCGCCCGGTGCCCTCCGCGGACGAGCCCGTCGTGGAGGTTGGCCGCACCGCCGCTGCGCCTGCTCCGCGGCCGTCACGGGCGGCGCGTGCGGCGGCGATCCCGGCGCCAGCCGACCCGGCGGCACCGGCAGCTCCTCAGACTGGTTCGCAGGAAGCTGCGCGCAGCGCCCCCCCTGTCGTCCGCCAGGAAGCACGCCCGCCGCGCACCGTGCAGCCGCGCCCGTCCGCGGCGGCGGGGCGGGCGGCAGCGCCCACAGCCCGGTTGCGGCTCGAGCCGCTGGACCTTTCCTTGCCGCCCGGCGATCCGGTCCTGCGCATGAGTAGCGGTCTGTCGCTGGGCCCCGCGACGACCGACGAGCAGCGTGCCGCCGCCGCGGCCTTGTGGCGGTCACTGAATGCACGGCCCGAGGACCTGCTGCGCGAGGCGCAACGGCTGGAGTCGCTGGAGAAGGACCTGCTCAGCCTGCGCGCATCGATCCAGCGCAACGAACGGGCGCTGGCCGATGTCCGCGGACAGCTGCAGAAGGCCGAGACCGAGCGTTACGCCAATCCGCTGGTGTACGGCCTGGCGCTGCTGGCGCTCGCGGCTGCCCTGGTGGCCACCTGGGCCTGGCGCCGCCGCGGCAGCGTGGCCGACGCGCCCGGAGCCGCGCAGTGGTGGCGTGCCGGCGACGATTCGATCGACAGCCGGCCGGCCCGGGCGATCCGCTCGGCCCCGGCTGCCACGCGGGTCTCGGTCCCGACCCCGTCCCGTCCGGACTCGGTCGACCTCGACCGGGATGCCGGCCGGCCCAGGCCGGCGGCGCCGGCTCCGCTGCTGCGGCCCACCTCGGACTTTTCGCCGTCGCTGCGCGGCGAGGACTTCCGCGCCAGCAATTCGGCGGGCTTGCGGGCGTTGCGGGCCGAGGAACTGCACGACGTGCAGCAGGAGGCGGACTTCTTCATCTCCCTGGGCGAGTTCGATCGCGCGATTGAGGTGCTGCGCAGCCACATCAGCATGAACCCGGAGACCAGCGCGGTCGCCTGGCTCGACCTGATGGACATCTACCACAAGCTCGACCGGCGGCACGACTACGAGTGGGTGCGCCGGCAGTTCGCGCACGGCTACAACGCCGAGGTGCCGGAGTTCGACAACTACACCGAGGCCAGCGCCGGCCTGGAGGCGTACGAGAACGCGATGACGCGCATCGTGGCCCTGTGGCCGTCGCGCCGCGTGCTCGACGTCATCGAGGAGTCGATCTTCCGCGGGCCCAGCGTGGACGGCACGAACGCGTTCACCTTGCAGGCCTACCGCGACCTGCTGCTGCTCCACCACGTCGGCACCGAGCTGGTGTCGCAGGAGGAGGACGGCCGCACCTCGTCGTTCTTCGGTGACATGGGCCAGCCGCAGGGATCCGAGCCGTCCGGCTTCTCGGCCACCTCGATCAGCCCGCTGTCGGCCATGGCATCGGCAGCCGACGCCCACCAGGGCGCCGATTCGGACATCGAACTGGACATCAACCTCGACGAGCCCGCAGCGGGGGAGGAGGCGCTGATCGGCGCCGCCCACCCCGGCGACGGCGACAGCCACCTGCTCGACTTCGACCTGCCCGAGATCGACCTGTCGTCCATGAAGGCGAAGAAGACCCGCGAATGA
- a CDS encoding 3-hydroxyacyl-CoA dehydrogenase — translation MQTLYSTVGVVGAGAMGRGIAQIAAQAGSTVVLYDTQPEAVRRAVQDIGAQWDRLAEKGRLDAAAVQACKERLRPAETLEQLAACDLVVEAVVERLDVKKDLFGRIEGIVGPDAVLATNTSSLSVTAIAAGLKRPQRFAGYHFFNPVPLMKVVEVIAGLKTDPAVCEALAAHARQMGHTPVQAQDTPGFIVNHAGRGYGTEALRIVGEGVADFATIDRILKDQVGFKLGPFELMDLTALDVSHPVMESIYRQYFDEPRYRPSVITAQRLSAGVVGRKSGEGFYRYIDGKAQVAPEPAVPTVDELPPVWVSTRAARRAELYQLLKDLGARIETGQSPSAQALTLVAPLGFDVTTVAVVERLDPARTVGIDLLVEDTATRRRVLATNPATRPDMRDAAHALFARDGKPVSVIRDSAGFVTQRVVGTIVNIASDICQQRICSPQDLETAVTLGLGYPLGPLAMGNRWGPANVLEVLFNMQTVYGDPRYRPSPWLRRRGAIGLSLLQEES, via the coding sequence ATGCAAACTCTCTACAGCACTGTCGGGGTGGTCGGCGCCGGTGCCATGGGGCGCGGCATCGCGCAGATCGCCGCCCAGGCGGGCAGCACCGTGGTGCTCTACGACACCCAGCCCGAGGCCGTCCGGCGTGCCGTGCAGGACATCGGCGCCCAGTGGGACCGCCTGGCCGAGAAGGGCCGGCTGGACGCGGCGGCCGTCCAGGCCTGCAAGGAGCGCCTGCGCCCGGCCGAGACCCTGGAGCAACTGGCCGCCTGCGACCTGGTCGTGGAGGCCGTGGTCGAGCGCCTCGACGTCAAGAAGGACCTGTTCGGGCGGATCGAGGGCATCGTCGGGCCCGACGCCGTGCTGGCCACCAACACCTCGTCGCTGTCGGTCACCGCCATCGCCGCCGGCCTGAAGCGCCCGCAGCGGTTCGCCGGCTACCACTTCTTCAACCCGGTTCCCCTGATGAAGGTGGTCGAGGTCATCGCCGGGCTGAAGACCGACCCGGCCGTGTGCGAGGCACTGGCCGCGCATGCCCGGCAGATGGGCCACACGCCGGTGCAGGCCCAGGACACGCCCGGCTTCATCGTCAACCACGCCGGCCGTGGCTACGGCACCGAAGCGCTGCGGATCGTCGGCGAAGGCGTGGCCGACTTCGCCACCATCGACCGCATCCTGAAGGACCAGGTCGGCTTCAAGCTGGGCCCGTTCGAGTTGATGGACCTCACGGCGCTGGATGTCTCGCATCCGGTGATGGAGTCGATCTACCGCCAGTACTTCGACGAGCCGCGCTACCGGCCCAGCGTCATCACGGCGCAGCGGTTGTCCGCTGGCGTCGTCGGCCGAAAGTCGGGCGAGGGCTTCTACCGCTACATCGACGGCAAGGCGCAGGTGGCGCCGGAACCCGCCGTGCCCACGGTCGACGAGTTGCCGCCGGTCTGGGTGTCGACCCGGGCGGCCCGGCGCGCCGAGCTGTACCAGCTTCTGAAGGACCTCGGTGCACGCATCGAGACCGGGCAATCTCCCTCGGCCCAGGCCCTCACGCTGGTGGCGCCGCTCGGCTTCGACGTGACCACCGTGGCGGTGGTCGAGCGGCTCGATCCCGCCCGCACCGTCGGCATCGACCTGCTGGTCGAGGACACGGCCACCAGGCGCCGCGTGCTGGCCACCAACCCGGCCACACGGCCCGACATGCGCGATGCGGCGCACGCCCTGTTCGCGCGCGACGGCAAGCCGGTGAGCGTCATCCGCGACTCGGCCGGTTTCGTCACCCAGCGCGTGGTCGGCACCATCGTCAACATCGCGTCCGACATCTGCCAGCAGCGCATCTGCAGCCCGCAGGACCTGGAGACTGCCGTCACGCTCGGGCTGGGCTACCCGCTCGGGCCGCTGGCCATGGGCAACCGCTGGGGCCCGGCCAACGTGCTCGAAGTGCTGTTCAACATGCAGACCGTCTACGGC